A DNA window from Vigna unguiculata cultivar IT97K-499-35 chromosome 10, ASM411807v1, whole genome shotgun sequence contains the following coding sequences:
- the LOC114167152 gene encoding uncharacterized protein LOC114167152 isoform X1, producing the protein MEVELEPRVKPLPFKVKATSRESPSQKALHVLDTDLRTHWSSATNTKEWILLELDEPCLLSHIRIYNKSVLEWEIAVGLRYKPETFQKVRPRCEAPRRDMTYPTNYTPCRYVRISCLRGNPIAIFFVQLIGVSVPGLEAEFQPVVNYLLPHILSHKQDPHDTHLQLLQDVTSRLLVFLPQLETDLSSFPDNPESNLRFLAMLAGPLYPILHVVNERTNSKPPGNISDLDVSKSSQLSPILTVSSNFEPRRSRSASPLILSPYRAIVFRPDAIFVLLRKAYKYSELGSVCRMASKIMHKLINPDTDHDISNPQDEVTSLLEDKLNLELSNPFTLVDYSNLFGDEFRMPDEQWDFSYLNVLDMGVVEEGILHVLYSCASQPVLCSKLAERSSDFWAALPLIQALLPALRPWVSNSFDVVDDTFSQWKQPIVQQALSQIVATATSATYRTLVHACAGYLSSYSPSHARAACVLIDLCSGVLAPWMTQVIAKVDLALELLEDLLGIIQDAHNSLVRARAALKYIVLALSGHMDDILGKYKEVKHKILFLVEMLDPFLDPAIAVSKSKIAFGDLASSFPEKQEQNCTIALNIIRTAVRKPAVLPSLESEWRNGSVAPSVLLSILEPHMFLPPDVDLCKSVLRPTDHETASISPLSSGINGGGTFSKSIGQDDSDGKTDVSETTGKSDSAEDRSLLFSPPELQSMTLTNFSNVPKQNSSISSIGDMNLESKNVAEKHSTDHFLTNILDAGLGFEYFNLQADYFQLLNYNDSELRASEFRRLALDLHSQSDVTNESHDAAIDALLLAAECHVNPYFISSIGASSKLTDLLNINECKTVQPRDKVKVKRTYGKNKPNLETIAHIERKRDKLVFQILLEAAELDRKYNLRVSGGEIGPYSAEGFDEKIIKLSPLDVQYADALTLVRQNQALLCNFLIQRLQGDQISMHEILLQSLVYFLHTGTKLYCPPEHVIDIIIKYAEDLNRLLASFHHQLKESNLYLTQERMKGVERRWLLLQRLVIAASGVGEEQSFGNNIQNNYLCGNLIPSSAWMQRISHFSGSLYPLVRFLGWMAISRNAKQYLKDHIFLAFDLSQLTYLLSIFADDLAVVDDVVSKKYEEVKVEDSQVGNSSAKREFERGNQCDEERSFCAIYPELWKFFPNMKRQFKSFGEAILEAVGLQLRSVSSTLVPDVLCWFSELCLWPFSFVSSIGSDQLKGYNAKNARAIILYILEAIIAEHMEAMVPEAAKLVQVLVSLSSSTYCDVSFLDSVLRLLKPILSYSLSKISHDENLLDGDSCLNFEELCFNTLLMKIKQKSEVGHNSEDNGYNTALAIFILASIFPDLSIRYRREFLQSLLNLANFTAFAPTTSFFDYLSAFQCVMDNCKLLLVNNLKEFGVVPLQLPPYPHANGDGLSEDNLKPNSWFLSDVCLIVYESDVHNVDSNNSIADVGHCDLPSDYLEGFCKDIEGLISKLNPAIERCWNLHHQISRKLSIASAECFVFSKCLTSVSQKFHKAEDDQNSSTKSSDMFTLHWRIGLQGLCELAVMLQENSCWEVSCLMLDCLLGVPYSFCLDGVVGMICSTIKNVSCCAPKMSWRLQSDKWLTSLIARGIYNSQESEVPLIDLFCTLLVHAEPEQRIIAVKHLGILLGQCTNGERAVMNSKICSDFIPNKLVLSIPDYVLSRLVSSTWDEVVVLASSDLSLHLRVHAMALLSNYIPFAERHHLQSFLVAADGICCLCNAQPSQDGPILQLSLTLIAYACLYSPAEDISLIPQNLWENIETLGSTKHDGKLGDLEKRTCQVLCRLRDEGEEAKEALKEVLSSNSSKQYDPDFANTRESINQVLGNLTAVHSYFDLFSQKIEQDDMELEEAELELDIIRKEHSFPGRMEDSEELNQIPANKKDVSRLRQIKECIRSLEKSKLKEDIVARRQKKLLMRHARQKHLEEAALREAELLQELDRERTVEMEKELERQRLLEIERAKTKELRHNLDMEKERQTQRELQREIEQAESGLRPSRRDFSSSTHSSRPRDRFRERENGRSGNEGSTRAGSGSLQPEIPSTSSSIVPSPTIVLSGSRTFTGQLPTILQSRDRQDDTGSMYEENIDGSKDSGDTSSIGDPELVSAFEGPSAGYGSQRHGSRGSKSRQVGERRDRDSRREGKWERKHS; encoded by the exons ATGGAAGTGGAGTTGGAGCCTCGCGTGAAGCCGCTTCCGTTCAAGGTGAAAGCCACGTCGCGAGAATCGCCGTCGCAGAAAGCCCTCCACGTCCTCGACACCGACCTCCGCACTCACTGGTCCTCCGCCACCAACACCAAGGAGTGGATTCTTCTAGAACTCGAT GAGCCTTGCCTGTTGTCGCATATACGGATTTATAACAAGTCTGTACTTGAGTGGGAAATTGCGGTTGGCTTACGTTACAAG CCAGAGACATTCCAGAAAGTTCGCCCACGATGTGAAGCACCTAGACGCGACATGACCTACCCTACAAATTACACTCCATGCCGATATGTGAGGATATCTTGTTTGCGTGGAAATCCCATTGCCATTTTCTTTGTTCAG TTAATAGGAGTTTCTGTGCCTGGTCTTGAGGCTGAATTTCAACCAGTTGTTAATTATTTGCTACCTCATATTTTATCTCACAAACAGGATCCTCATGATACTCATCTCCAG TTGTTGCAAGATGTGACCAGTCGGTTGCTTGTATTTCTTCCACAATTAGAG ACAGATCTTTCCAGCTTTCCAGATAATCCTGAATCTAACCTACGATTTCTTGCCATGCTTGCTGGTCCTCTTTATCCTATTCTTCATGTggtaaatgaaag GACAAATTCAAAACCTCCAGGCAATATTTCTGACCTTGATGTCTCTAAAAGCAGTCAACTGTCACCAATACTAACAGTTTCCTCTAACTTTGAG CCAAGGAGATCACGTAGTGCATCACCTTTAATTTTATCTCCGTACCGTGCCATAGTTTTTAGGCCAGATGCAATTTTTGTACTTCTGAGAAAGGCATATAAATATTCTGAACTGGGCTCTGTTTGTAGAATG GCATCTAAAATTATGCACAAGCTCATAAATCCTGATACTGATCATGATATATCAAACCCTCAAGACGAAGTAACTTCTCTTTtggaagataaattaaatttggaacTGTCTAATCCTTTCACTTTAGTTGATTACTCAAACCTTTTTGGAGACGAATTCCGGATGCCAGATGAGCAGTGGGATTTCAGCTATCTTAATGTACTAGATATGGGGGTGGTAGAAGAAGGGATCTTACATGTCCTTTATTCTTGTGCATCACAG CCTGTTCTTTGCAGCAAGTTGGCAGAGAGATCCTCGGACTTTTGGGCTGCACTGCCACTTATACAAGCTCTGCTGCCAG CTCTGCGCCCATGGGTTAGCAATTCTTTTGATGTTGTTGATGATACATTTTCTCAGTGGAAACAACCTATTGTTCAACAGGCTTTATCTCAG ATTGTTGCTACAGCAACATCAGCCACGTATCGTACGCTGGTTCATGCTTGTGCTGGTTATCTGTCATCCTACTCACCATCTCAT GCTAGGGCTGCTTGTGTACTGATTGATCTGTGTTCTGGTGTGCTAGCGCCATGGATGACTCAGGTGATTGCAAAG GTTGATCTCGCATTGGAGCTTTTGGAGGATCTTTTGGGTATAATCCAG GATGCTCACAATTCACTTGTTCGTGCTCGTGCTGCCTTGAAATATATTGTTCTAGCTTTGTCGGGGCACATGGATGACATACTAGGAAAATATAAG GAAGTTAAACACAAAATCCTCTTTCTTGTTGAGATGTTGGATCCTTTTCTTGATCCTGCAATAGCTGTGTCGAAAAGCAAAATAGCATTTGGAGATTTAGCTTCCTCATTTCCAGAAAAGCAGGAACAGAATTGTACAATTGCTCTAAATATCATCCGTACAGCTGTACGAAAGCCAGCTGTGCTGCCTTCATTGGAATCAGAATGGAGGAATGGATCTGTGGCTCCTAG TGTGCTTCTATCAATATTGGAACCACACATGTTTTTGCCACCTGATGTTGACCTTTGCAAGTCAGTTTTACGACCAACTGATCATGAAACTGCATCTATTTCACCTCTTTCCTCTGGCATTAATGGTGGAGGTACTTTTTCTAAGTCAATTGGTCAAGATGATTCTGATGGAAAAACCGATGTTTCAGAAACAACAGGAAAATCTGATTCTGCTGAAGATCGTAGTCTACTTTTTTCCCCACCCGAACTGCAGAGTATGACCTTGACAAATTTCTCCAATGTTCCTAAGCAAAACAGCTCTATTTCTAGCATTGGGGATATGAACTTGGAATCGAAAAACGTGGCTGAGAAACACTCCACCGATCATTTTCTTACTAATATCTTGGATGCCGGCCTTGGTTTTGAATACTTCAACCTACAGGCAGATTATTTCCAACTTCTGAACTATAATGATTCTGAACTTCGTGCTTCTGAGTTTAGACGCCTGGCTTTAGATTTGCATTCTCAGAGTGATGTCACTAACGAAAGCCATGATGCTGCAATTGATGCTCTGTTGTTAGCCGCAGAATGTCATGTAaatccttattttatttcttctattgGAGCCTCTTCAAAACTTACTGACTTGTTGAATATTAATGAATGTAAAACGGTGCAGCCTCGTGATAAAGTTAAAGTGAAAAGGACTTATGGAAAGAATAAacctaatttagaaactattgCACatatagagagaaaaagagataaaCTTGTTTTTCAGATACTGCTTGAGGCTGCTGAATTGGACAGGAAATATAACTTAAGAGTATCTGGTGGAGAAATTGGTCCTTATTCTGCTGAAGGTTTTGATGAAAAGATTATAAAACTGTCTCCCCTTGATGTCCAGTATGCTGATGCTCTAACCTTGGTTCGACAAAACCAAGCTCTACTATGTAATTTTTTGATCCAACGGTTGCAGGGAGACCAAATCTCAATGCATGAAATTCTCCTGCAGAGTCTTGTGTACTTTTTGCACACTGGCACTAAATTATATTGTCCTCCAGAACATGTGATtgatatcattataaaatatgCTGAAGACTTGAACAGGCTGCTGGCATCTTTTCATCACCAGCTGAAGGAAAGTAATTTGTATTTAACACAGGAAAGAATGAAAGGGGTAGAGCGACGTTGGTTACTGCTACAGAGATTGGTAATCGCCGCAAGTGGAGTAGGTGAAGAGCAAAGTTTTggaaataatatacaaaataattactTGTGTGGAAATTTAATTCCTTCTTCAGCATGGATGCAGAgaatttctcatttttctgGTTCTTTATACCCTTTGGTTAGATTTCTTGGTTGGATGGCAATATCTCGTAATGCAAAACAGTATTTGAAAGACCACATTTTCCTTGCATTTGATCTGTCTCAGCTGACATATTTACTATCCATTTTTGCTGATGACCTAGCTGTAGTTGATGATGTTGTCAGTAAAAAGTATGAAGAGGTAAAAGTTGAAGATTCACAAGTTGGAAACAGTTCTGCTAAAAGAGAGTTTGAACGAGGTAATCAATGTGATGAGGAACGATCCTTTTGTGCAATATATCCGGAGCTCTGGAAGTTCTTTCCTAATATGAAAAGGCAATTCAAATCTTTTGGAGAAGCCATTTTAGAAGCTGTTGGTTTGCAGCTGAGATCTGTTTCTTCCACTCTGGTGCCTGATGTTTTGTGTTGGTTTTCAGAGTTGTGTTTGTGgccattttcttttgtttcttcaatTGGAAGTGATCAATTAAAAGGTTATAATGCTAAGAATGCCAGAGCGATAATCCTTTATATACTTGAAGCTATTATAGCTGAACACATGGAAGCTATGGTTCCTGAAGCTGCCAAGCTAGTTCAAGTGCTTGTGTCACTCTCAAGTTCTACATACTGTGATGTGTCATTTCTTGATTCTGTTTTGCGTTTGTTGAAACCTATCCTTTCTTATTCTTTGTCCAAGATTTCTCATGATGAAAATTTATTGGATGGTGATTCTTGTCTGAACTTTGAGGAATTGTGCTTTAACACTCTtctcatgaaaataaaacaaaagagtgAGGTCGGGCACAATTCTGAAGATAATGGATACAATACAGCATtggctatttttattttggcatCAATCTTTCCTGATTTATCTATTCGATATAGGAGGGAGTTTTTGCAGTCTTTATTAAATCTGGCAAACTTTACTGCTTTTGCCCCAACAACTTCTTTCTTTGATTATCTCAGTGCATTTCAATGTGTTATGGATAATTgcaaattattattagtgaatAACTTAAAAGAATTTGGTGTGGTTCCTCTTCAGCTACCCCCCTATCCTCATGCAAATGGTGATGGACTTTCTGAAGATAACTTAAAACCAAATTCATGGTTTCTTAGTGATGTCTGTCTCATTGTTTATGAGAGTGATGTTCATAATGTAGATAGTAACAACTCTATTGCTGATGTTGGTCATTGTGATTTACCTTCTGATTATTTAGAAGGATTTTGTAAGGACATAGAGGGTCTCATTTCGAAGCTTAATCCAGCTATTGAGCGCTGTTGGAATCTTCATCATCAAATAAGTAGAAAACTATCAATAGCATCAGCTGAATGCTTTGTCTTTTCAAAATGTTTGACATCAGTTTCTCAAAAGTTTCATAAAGCTGAAGATGATCAAAATTCTTCAACTAAGTCATCTGACATGTTCACACTTCATTGGAGAATTGGGCTTCAAGGCCTTTGTGAATTGGCTGTTATGCTTCAAGAAAACAGTTGCTGGGAAGTTTCTTGCTTGATGCTTGATTGTTTACTTGGAGTACCCTATAGCTTTTGTCTGGATGGTGTGGTAGGCATGATCTGTTCCAcaataaaaaatgtttcttGCTGTGCGCCAAAAATGTCTTGGCGTCTGCAGAGTGATAAGTGGTTAACTTCTTTAATTGCTAGAGGCATCTATAACAGTCAAGAAAGTGAAGTTCCTCTAATTGACCTATTTTGTACACTGCTGGTCCATGCCGAACCTGAGCAACGTATTATAGCAGTTAAGCATTTGGGAATACTTCTTGGCCAGTGTACGAATGGAGAAAGAGCTGTGATGAATTCTAAAATTTGCTCTGACTTCATTCCAAATAAGTTAGTTTTATCCATTCCTGATTATGTTTTATCTCGTCTGGTTTCTAGTACTTGGGATGAAGTTGTTGTACTGGCCTCGTCTGATTTATCATTACATTTAAGGGTTCATGCGATGGCACTTCTTTCAAATTACATTCCATTTGCTGAGCGCCATCACTTGCAATCTTTTCTTGTGGCAGCTGATGGCATATGTTGTTTGTGTAATGCACAACCATCTCAAGATGGTCCTATACTGCAACTTTCATTAACGCTTATTGCTTATGCCTGCTTGTACTCACCAGCTGAAGATATTTCTTTGATTCCTCAAAATTTATGGGAAAATATTGAAACTTTGGGGTCTACAAAACATG ATGGCAAGCTCGGAGACCTTGAAAAGAGGACATGTCAAGTCCTGTGTAGATTGAgggatgaaggagaagaagccaaagAG GCCCTGAAAGAAGTGCTTTCTTCAAATTCTTCAAAGCAGTATGACCCAGATTTTGCTAATACACGTGAATCTATTAACCag GTACTTGGCAACTTAACAGCAGTGCACTCATACTTTGATTTATTCTCACAAAAGATCGAGCAAGATGATATG GAGCTTGAGGAGGCTGAATTGGAGCTAGACATCATACGAAAGGAACATTCATTTCCAGGGCGAATGGAGGATTCGGAAGAATTGAATCAGATTCCAG CCAACAAAAAGGATGTGTCAAGGCTTCGGCAAATCAAAGAGTGCATCCGTTCCCT AGAAAAGTCCAAACTTAAAGAAGATATTGTAGCCCGTAGGCAAAAGAAACTACTTATGAGACATGCCCGTCAAAAACATTTGGAAGAAGCGGCTTTACGGGAAGCAGAACTTCTACAAGAACTTGATAG GGAAAGAACAGTTGAAATGGAAAAGGAGCTGGAAAGACAAAGATTGCTAGAAATAGAGCGTGCTAAAACAAAGGAATTGCGTCACAATCTGGACATGGAGAAGGAGAGGCAAACACAG AGAGAACTACAGCGTGAAATAGAGCAAGCAGAATCAGGACTTCGACCTTCTCGGCGTGATTTTTCATCCTCCACTCACAGTAG
- the LOC114167152 gene encoding uncharacterized protein LOC114167152 isoform X4 has product MSFILVHHSKLAERSSDFWAALPLIQALLPALRPWVSNSFDVVDDTFSQWKQPIVQQALSQIVATATSATYRTLVHACAGYLSSYSPSHARAACVLIDLCSGVLAPWMTQVIAKVDLALELLEDLLGIIQDAHNSLVRARAALKYIVLALSGHMDDILGKYKEVKHKILFLVEMLDPFLDPAIAVSKSKIAFGDLASSFPEKQEQNCTIALNIIRTAVRKPAVLPSLESEWRNGSVAPSVLLSILEPHMFLPPDVDLCKSVLRPTDHETASISPLSSGINGGGTFSKSIGQDDSDGKTDVSETTGKSDSAEDRSLLFSPPELQSMTLTNFSNVPKQNSSISSIGDMNLESKNVAEKHSTDHFLTNILDAGLGFEYFNLQADYFQLLNYNDSELRASEFRRLALDLHSQSDVTNESHDAAIDALLLAAECHVNPYFISSIGASSKLTDLLNINECKTVQPRDKVKVKRTYGKNKPNLETIAHIERKRDKLVFQILLEAAELDRKYNLRVSGGEIGPYSAEGFDEKIIKLSPLDVQYADALTLVRQNQALLCNFLIQRLQGDQISMHEILLQSLVYFLHTGTKLYCPPEHVIDIIIKYAEDLNRLLASFHHQLKESNLYLTQERMKGVERRWLLLQRLVIAASGVGEEQSFGNNIQNNYLCGNLIPSSAWMQRISHFSGSLYPLVRFLGWMAISRNAKQYLKDHIFLAFDLSQLTYLLSIFADDLAVVDDVVSKKYEEVKVEDSQVGNSSAKREFERGNQCDEERSFCAIYPELWKFFPNMKRQFKSFGEAILEAVGLQLRSVSSTLVPDVLCWFSELCLWPFSFVSSIGSDQLKGYNAKNARAIILYILEAIIAEHMEAMVPEAAKLVQVLVSLSSSTYCDVSFLDSVLRLLKPILSYSLSKISHDENLLDGDSCLNFEELCFNTLLMKIKQKSEVGHNSEDNGYNTALAIFILASIFPDLSIRYRREFLQSLLNLANFTAFAPTTSFFDYLSAFQCVMDNCKLLLVNNLKEFGVVPLQLPPYPHANGDGLSEDNLKPNSWFLSDVCLIVYESDVHNVDSNNSIADVGHCDLPSDYLEGFCKDIEGLISKLNPAIERCWNLHHQISRKLSIASAECFVFSKCLTSVSQKFHKAEDDQNSSTKSSDMFTLHWRIGLQGLCELAVMLQENSCWEVSCLMLDCLLGVPYSFCLDGVVGMICSTIKNVSCCAPKMSWRLQSDKWLTSLIARGIYNSQESEVPLIDLFCTLLVHAEPEQRIIAVKHLGILLGQCTNGERAVMNSKICSDFIPNKLVLSIPDYVLSRLVSSTWDEVVVLASSDLSLHLRVHAMALLSNYIPFAERHHLQSFLVAADGICCLCNAQPSQDGPILQLSLTLIAYACLYSPAEDISLIPQNLWENIETLGSTKHDGKLGDLEKRTCQVLCRLRDEGEEAKEALKEVLSSNSSKQYDPDFANTRESINQVLGNLTAVHSYFDLFSQKIEQDDMELEEAELELDIIRKEHSFPGRMEDSEELNQIPANKKDVSRLRQIKECIRSLEKSKLKEDIVARRQKKLLMRHARQKHLEEAALREAELLQELDRERTVEMEKELERQRLLEIERAKTKELRHNLDMEKERQTQRELQREIEQAESGLRPSRRDFSSSTHSSRPRDRFRERENGRSGNEGSTRAGSGSLQPEIPSTSSSIVPSPTIVLSGSRTFTGQLPTILQSRDRQDDTGSMYEENIDGSKDSGDTSSIGDPELVSAFEGPSAGYGSQRHGSRGSKSRQVGERRDRDSRREGKWERKHS; this is encoded by the exons ATGTCCTTTATTCTTGTGCATCACAG CAAGTTGGCAGAGAGATCCTCGGACTTTTGGGCTGCACTGCCACTTATACAAGCTCTGCTGCCAG CTCTGCGCCCATGGGTTAGCAATTCTTTTGATGTTGTTGATGATACATTTTCTCAGTGGAAACAACCTATTGTTCAACAGGCTTTATCTCAG ATTGTTGCTACAGCAACATCAGCCACGTATCGTACGCTGGTTCATGCTTGTGCTGGTTATCTGTCATCCTACTCACCATCTCAT GCTAGGGCTGCTTGTGTACTGATTGATCTGTGTTCTGGTGTGCTAGCGCCATGGATGACTCAGGTGATTGCAAAG GTTGATCTCGCATTGGAGCTTTTGGAGGATCTTTTGGGTATAATCCAG GATGCTCACAATTCACTTGTTCGTGCTCGTGCTGCCTTGAAATATATTGTTCTAGCTTTGTCGGGGCACATGGATGACATACTAGGAAAATATAAG GAAGTTAAACACAAAATCCTCTTTCTTGTTGAGATGTTGGATCCTTTTCTTGATCCTGCAATAGCTGTGTCGAAAAGCAAAATAGCATTTGGAGATTTAGCTTCCTCATTTCCAGAAAAGCAGGAACAGAATTGTACAATTGCTCTAAATATCATCCGTACAGCTGTACGAAAGCCAGCTGTGCTGCCTTCATTGGAATCAGAATGGAGGAATGGATCTGTGGCTCCTAG TGTGCTTCTATCAATATTGGAACCACACATGTTTTTGCCACCTGATGTTGACCTTTGCAAGTCAGTTTTACGACCAACTGATCATGAAACTGCATCTATTTCACCTCTTTCCTCTGGCATTAATGGTGGAGGTACTTTTTCTAAGTCAATTGGTCAAGATGATTCTGATGGAAAAACCGATGTTTCAGAAACAACAGGAAAATCTGATTCTGCTGAAGATCGTAGTCTACTTTTTTCCCCACCCGAACTGCAGAGTATGACCTTGACAAATTTCTCCAATGTTCCTAAGCAAAACAGCTCTATTTCTAGCATTGGGGATATGAACTTGGAATCGAAAAACGTGGCTGAGAAACACTCCACCGATCATTTTCTTACTAATATCTTGGATGCCGGCCTTGGTTTTGAATACTTCAACCTACAGGCAGATTATTTCCAACTTCTGAACTATAATGATTCTGAACTTCGTGCTTCTGAGTTTAGACGCCTGGCTTTAGATTTGCATTCTCAGAGTGATGTCACTAACGAAAGCCATGATGCTGCAATTGATGCTCTGTTGTTAGCCGCAGAATGTCATGTAaatccttattttatttcttctattgGAGCCTCTTCAAAACTTACTGACTTGTTGAATATTAATGAATGTAAAACGGTGCAGCCTCGTGATAAAGTTAAAGTGAAAAGGACTTATGGAAAGAATAAacctaatttagaaactattgCACatatagagagaaaaagagataaaCTTGTTTTTCAGATACTGCTTGAGGCTGCTGAATTGGACAGGAAATATAACTTAAGAGTATCTGGTGGAGAAATTGGTCCTTATTCTGCTGAAGGTTTTGATGAAAAGATTATAAAACTGTCTCCCCTTGATGTCCAGTATGCTGATGCTCTAACCTTGGTTCGACAAAACCAAGCTCTACTATGTAATTTTTTGATCCAACGGTTGCAGGGAGACCAAATCTCAATGCATGAAATTCTCCTGCAGAGTCTTGTGTACTTTTTGCACACTGGCACTAAATTATATTGTCCTCCAGAACATGTGATtgatatcattataaaatatgCTGAAGACTTGAACAGGCTGCTGGCATCTTTTCATCACCAGCTGAAGGAAAGTAATTTGTATTTAACACAGGAAAGAATGAAAGGGGTAGAGCGACGTTGGTTACTGCTACAGAGATTGGTAATCGCCGCAAGTGGAGTAGGTGAAGAGCAAAGTTTTggaaataatatacaaaataattactTGTGTGGAAATTTAATTCCTTCTTCAGCATGGATGCAGAgaatttctcatttttctgGTTCTTTATACCCTTTGGTTAGATTTCTTGGTTGGATGGCAATATCTCGTAATGCAAAACAGTATTTGAAAGACCACATTTTCCTTGCATTTGATCTGTCTCAGCTGACATATTTACTATCCATTTTTGCTGATGACCTAGCTGTAGTTGATGATGTTGTCAGTAAAAAGTATGAAGAGGTAAAAGTTGAAGATTCACAAGTTGGAAACAGTTCTGCTAAAAGAGAGTTTGAACGAGGTAATCAATGTGATGAGGAACGATCCTTTTGTGCAATATATCCGGAGCTCTGGAAGTTCTTTCCTAATATGAAAAGGCAATTCAAATCTTTTGGAGAAGCCATTTTAGAAGCTGTTGGTTTGCAGCTGAGATCTGTTTCTTCCACTCTGGTGCCTGATGTTTTGTGTTGGTTTTCAGAGTTGTGTTTGTGgccattttcttttgtttcttcaatTGGAAGTGATCAATTAAAAGGTTATAATGCTAAGAATGCCAGAGCGATAATCCTTTATATACTTGAAGCTATTATAGCTGAACACATGGAAGCTATGGTTCCTGAAGCTGCCAAGCTAGTTCAAGTGCTTGTGTCACTCTCAAGTTCTACATACTGTGATGTGTCATTTCTTGATTCTGTTTTGCGTTTGTTGAAACCTATCCTTTCTTATTCTTTGTCCAAGATTTCTCATGATGAAAATTTATTGGATGGTGATTCTTGTCTGAACTTTGAGGAATTGTGCTTTAACACTCTtctcatgaaaataaaacaaaagagtgAGGTCGGGCACAATTCTGAAGATAATGGATACAATACAGCATtggctatttttattttggcatCAATCTTTCCTGATTTATCTATTCGATATAGGAGGGAGTTTTTGCAGTCTTTATTAAATCTGGCAAACTTTACTGCTTTTGCCCCAACAACTTCTTTCTTTGATTATCTCAGTGCATTTCAATGTGTTATGGATAATTgcaaattattattagtgaatAACTTAAAAGAATTTGGTGTGGTTCCTCTTCAGCTACCCCCCTATCCTCATGCAAATGGTGATGGACTTTCTGAAGATAACTTAAAACCAAATTCATGGTTTCTTAGTGATGTCTGTCTCATTGTTTATGAGAGTGATGTTCATAATGTAGATAGTAACAACTCTATTGCTGATGTTGGTCATTGTGATTTACCTTCTGATTATTTAGAAGGATTTTGTAAGGACATAGAGGGTCTCATTTCGAAGCTTAATCCAGCTATTGAGCGCTGTTGGAATCTTCATCATCAAATAAGTAGAAAACTATCAATAGCATCAGCTGAATGCTTTGTCTTTTCAAAATGTTTGACATCAGTTTCTCAAAAGTTTCATAAAGCTGAAGATGATCAAAATTCTTCAACTAAGTCATCTGACATGTTCACACTTCATTGGAGAATTGGGCTTCAAGGCCTTTGTGAATTGGCTGTTATGCTTCAAGAAAACAGTTGCTGGGAAGTTTCTTGCTTGATGCTTGATTGTTTACTTGGAGTACCCTATAGCTTTTGTCTGGATGGTGTGGTAGGCATGATCTGTTCCAcaataaaaaatgtttcttGCTGTGCGCCAAAAATGTCTTGGCGTCTGCAGAGTGATAAGTGGTTAACTTCTTTAATTGCTAGAGGCATCTATAACAGTCAAGAAAGTGAAGTTCCTCTAATTGACCTATTTTGTACACTGCTGGTCCATGCCGAACCTGAGCAACGTATTATAGCAGTTAAGCATTTGGGAATACTTCTTGGCCAGTGTACGAATGGAGAAAGAGCTGTGATGAATTCTAAAATTTGCTCTGACTTCATTCCAAATAAGTTAGTTTTATCCATTCCTGATTATGTTTTATCTCGTCTGGTTTCTAGTACTTGGGATGAAGTTGTTGTACTGGCCTCGTCTGATTTATCATTACATTTAAGGGTTCATGCGATGGCACTTCTTTCAAATTACATTCCATTTGCTGAGCGCCATCACTTGCAATCTTTTCTTGTGGCAGCTGATGGCATATGTTGTTTGTGTAATGCACAACCATCTCAAGATGGTCCTATACTGCAACTTTCATTAACGCTTATTGCTTATGCCTGCTTGTACTCACCAGCTGAAGATATTTCTTTGATTCCTCAAAATTTATGGGAAAATATTGAAACTTTGGGGTCTACAAAACATG ATGGCAAGCTCGGAGACCTTGAAAAGAGGACATGTCAAGTCCTGTGTAGATTGAgggatgaaggagaagaagccaaagAG GCCCTGAAAGAAGTGCTTTCTTCAAATTCTTCAAAGCAGTATGACCCAGATTTTGCTAATACACGTGAATCTATTAACCag GTACTTGGCAACTTAACAGCAGTGCACTCATACTTTGATTTATTCTCACAAAAGATCGAGCAAGATGATATG GAGCTTGAGGAGGCTGAATTGGAGCTAGACATCATACGAAAGGAACATTCATTTCCAGGGCGAATGGAGGATTCGGAAGAATTGAATCAGATTCCAG CCAACAAAAAGGATGTGTCAAGGCTTCGGCAAATCAAAGAGTGCATCCGTTCCCT AGAAAAGTCCAAACTTAAAGAAGATATTGTAGCCCGTAGGCAAAAGAAACTACTTATGAGACATGCCCGTCAAAAACATTTGGAAGAAGCGGCTTTACGGGAAGCAGAACTTCTACAAGAACTTGATAG GGAAAGAACAGTTGAAATGGAAAAGGAGCTGGAAAGACAAAGATTGCTAGAAATAGAGCGTGCTAAAACAAAGGAATTGCGTCACAATCTGGACATGGAGAAGGAGAGGCAAACACAG AGAGAACTACAGCGTGAAATAGAGCAAGCAGAATCAGGACTTCGACCTTCTCGGCGTGATTTTTCATCCTCCACTCACAGTAG